A stretch of Equus caballus isolate H_3958 breed thoroughbred chromosome 11, TB-T2T, whole genome shotgun sequence DNA encodes these proteins:
- the CCDC47 gene encoding PAT complex subunit CCDC47, translating to MRAFHAFCVVLLVFGSVSEAKFDDFEDEEDIAEYDDNDFAEFEDVTEDSVTESPQRVITTEDDEDETTVELEGQDENQEGDFEDADTQEGDTESEPYDDEEFEGYEDKPDTSSSKNKDPITIVDVPAHLQNSWESYYLEILMVTGLLAYIMNYIIGKNKNSRLAQAWFNTHRELLESNFALVGDDGTNKEATSTGKLNQENEHIYNLWCSGRVCCEGMLIQLRFLKRQDLLNVLARMMRPMSDQVQIKVTMNDEDMDTYVFAVGTRKALVRLQKEMQDLSEFCSDKPKSGAKYGLPDSLAILSEMGEVTEGMMDTKMVHFLTHYADKIESVHFSDQFSGPKIMQEEGQPLKLPDTKRTLLFTFNVPGSGNTYPKDMEALLPLMNMVIYSIDKAKKFRLNREGKQKADKNRARVEENFLKLTHVQRQEAAQSRREEKKRAEKERIMNEEDPEKQRRLEEAALRREQKKLEKKQMKMKQIKVKAM from the exons ATGAGAGCCTTCCACGCTTTCTGTGTTGTCCTTTTGGTGTTTGGGAGTGTCTCTGAAGCCAAGTTTGATGATTTTGAGGATGAGGAAGACATAGCAGAGTATGATGATAATGACTTTGCTGAATTTGAGGATGTCACAGAAGATTCTGTTACTGAATCTCCTCAACGGGTGATAACCACTGAAGATGATGAAGATGAGACCACTGTGGAGTTAGAAGGGCAGGATGAAAACCAAGAAGGAGATTTTGAAGATGCAGATACCCAG GAGGGAGATACCGAGAGTGAGCCATATGATGATGAAGAATTTGAAGGTTATGAAGACAAACCAGATACTTCTTCTAGCAAAAATAAAGACCCGATAACAATTGTTGAT GTTCCTGCACACCTCCAGAACAGTTGGGAGAGTTACTATCTAGAAATTTTGATGGTGACCGGTCTGCTTGCCTACATCATGAATTATATTattggaaagaataaaaacagtcGCCTTGCTCAGGCCTGGTTTAACACTCATAGAGAACTTTTGGAGAGCAACTTTGCCTTAGTAG GGGATGATGGAACTAACAAAGAAGCCACAAGCACAGGCAAGCTAAACCAGGAGAATGAGCATATCTACAACCTGTGGTGTTCTGGTCGAGTGTGCTGTGAGGGAATGCTCATCCAGCTGAGG TTCCTCAAGAGACAAGACTTGCTGAATGTCCTGGCTCGGATGATGAGGCCAATGAGTGATCAAGTG caAATAAAAGTAACCATGAATGATGAAGACATGGATACCTATGTGTTTGCCGTTGGCACTCGGAAAGCCTTGGTGCGACTACAGAAAGAGATGCAGGATCTG AGTGAGTTTTGTAGTGACAAACCTAAGTCTGGAGCAAAGTATGGACTGCCAGACTCCTTGGCCATCCTGTCAGAGATGGGAGAAGTCACAGAGGGAATGATGGATACAAAG atGGTTCACTTTCTTACACACTATGCTGACAAGATTGAATCTGTTCATTTTTCAGACCAGTTCTCTGGTCCAAAAATTATGCAAGA GGAAGGTCAGCCTTTAAAACTGCCTGACACTAAGAGGACACTATTGTTTACATTTAATG TGCCTGGCTCAGGTAACACTTACCCAAAGGATATGGAGGCTTTGCTACCCCTGATGAACATGGTGATTTATTCTATTGATAAAGCCAAAAAGTTCCGACTCAACAGAGAA GGCAAACAAAAAGCAGATAAGAACCGAGCTCGAGTAGAAGAGAACTTCTTGAAGCTGACGCATGTGCAAAGACAGGAAGCTGCACAGTCTCGGcgtgaggaaaagaaaagagcagagaaggaGCGAATCATGAATGAGGAAGATCCTGAGAAACAGCGCAGGCTGGAG GAAGCTGCTTTGAGGCGTGAGcaaaagaaattggagaagaagcaaatgaaaatgaagcaaATCAAAGTGAAAGCCATGTAA